The DNA segment gggggtgtgataCTGGGCAGCCTTTTGCAGGCACCCCCTTGGCTGCTCCAGTGGACCCCcatgctggggtggggtggggggggcggctgTGGAGCCCCACGCTGGCTGTGGGGTGCAATggggctgacccccccccccctcccccgttggcaggcagagcagctcccggGTAAGTGCACTTGGTAGCGCCTGGGCAgaggggggggcgagggggctgggcagagctccccccccccccccccaggtctggGGGCACCTCAGGACCCCCACACGAGTGGCAGCCCTACACAAGCGGcaaccccctctccccccccccccatttgggGCAAGATGTGCCCCCCACCGCCTTCCTGGGGCGAGGGGCTGAGCAGCACCCCAtagggtggttttggggggggggggggggctagggCTGTCCCAGGAGTGGGGTACAGTCTGTGGGGTTGCCACCCCTGGTCCCCATCACCCCCGCTGCAGGGCTGTCACCCACCCTCACCCTGTCCTGCTGTGGGgtgcttctccccctcccccccgccccccgcaacACCTCAGTACCACCCCGGCTATGGGGACGATCTCCCCTCCAccagggccaaatcctgcacacacacacacaccccccctccccatttgcCCTCCTCAGTGCTTGGGCTGGCTCCCCCCCATCCCGCTCCCCCTCCGTGTCCCCATACACGGCACCAGCCCCATtggggtgagtgggggggggcTCAGCGGGGGCACGGGGTCACTTCTCCGTCAACGAGAGCTGCAGGATCCgctgcagctcctcttcctcctggcgTGTCCGGCGCTCggcttcctcctgctcccgcGCCGACAGCGCCATGGCCAACCGCAGCTGCTCCGCGTAACTGGGGAACAGGGCGCtgggccccccgccgccccccccccccggggctggggtgACTGGGGGACGGGGGGTCGCCGTGTGCTGgggagtcctgggggggggggtggcagggtcTCAGCCGGGGTCCCTGCGGGGCTGGCACCCAATCctgctcctccaccaccaccacaaccccCCCCCGGGATGGGGGGGCTGGCCGGACCTTACCAACCTGTCTCCTCGGCGGCTTTCGTGCGACATGGGGTGGGTGCCCGGTTTGCTGTTGGTTAGCGCTTCCCAAATGGTGACCtgtggcggggggaggggggggggtgtgaggggggtgGGGTGCTCAGGGGGTGGCatctccccccagcacccaaaacccGGTTCCCCTGCACGAGCCTTGACCCATCACCgtgggatgcagggatggggtgaggtggggggagcaTCCCAGGGCAGCGGGGTACCACAGCCagggtgggggggcaggaggaagctggagggggggtggggggggtggcagcaCCCACCTGGTCGTACTCGCTACCCGCTTCCAGCAGGCTCTGCTGGATGGCGAACTGCAGCAGGTCATCCTCATCCTCCCGTAGGGCGTCCTGGTGGGTGCCCACCACGCTGTACCCCCGCGGCACCTCGAACAGCGCCGGGTCCATCTCGCACGCCCGGCACGAGGCTGCGGGGAAACAGGCGTCGGTAGGGTCGGGTACCCCCGCTGTGTcatccccaccccaccagccgtGTTCGTGTCCGtcgtccgtgtcccccccccccccccccccaaccccacgtACTCAGAGAACTGGAGCTGCTGACGCTGgaggagtcgctgctgggcgagGGGGCCTcgctgctggggctgtgccgcAGGGAGCTGACGGGCTCGTCGCACCCGTTGAGGTTCCCGAAGGTGATTCGGGCGTTGAGGATGTGGAAGATGGGGATTTctgcaggaaagggaaaaaaaaaaaaaaaaaaaaaaaaaagcagggagggaagCTGGCTGCGCCACCCGTACCGGCGGCAAAGACTCCCCCCGTACCGATCTTGACGGGGAAGCCCGGCGGGAGGCGCAGGGTGATGAAGTCCCGCAGCTTGGCGAAGAGCGCGTTGCTTATTGCCATGAGGTCAATGATGGGGGCAACCTGCTCGCAGAGGGACAGCGGGTGGTCCTCGCACAGCCACAGCTTCGCCTTGAACCTGCCGGGGACAGGCGCTGGGCTGGggacccctgcctgccccccccccccccaccccgggggctCTGCAGCGGTCggaggggagatggggggggagggtgtgtccccccccccaattctgcTCCTTTCCCCCTCACTTCTGTGTCTTGGTGGTGAGCTCCATGGGCCGCCCCATGTCTCGGTTGCCCAGTTCGAAGTTGGGGTTGAAGTACTCCTCAGGGGTGATGGCGGTGGGGTTGGCGTGGCTCAGCGTCTGCGTGATCAGCGTCTGCGGGACAGCCCGGCGGGGTGAACGGGGAGGGGGAATTCCGACTGCGGGaccacctgcccccccccgctcTGGACCCCTGGGACGCTCACCCCGTTGTTGGGCCCTACGTGCTGCTCGGCGATGCCCAGGAAGGATTGCAGGGGGGTCTTACTGCCTGCGGGAGAGGAGGGGGTGAGGGCCAGAGCCGGCGCAGCGCCCTGGCCGCCCGGCCCACGCCGGCTCCACCTTTGCTCTTGCCCTTGTGCTGGTCCGAGAGGTGCTCGGTCCGCGTCCGCGTGATCAGCTCCACGTTGGATGCGCCGTAGACCTGGCCGGAGAAGCGGGGAATGGCAGAGGcggataccccccccccccacccgcaaCCGGCCGTACCCCCTCCGCGGGCGTCTCAACGCCCCTGCTCCTCACCTTGGCCTCGTACCCATTCACCATTTCCGTCTTTTCGCTCCTCCAGCCCAGGATCCCGGACTTGTTCCTGGGGTGACGCGAAGCACCGTGAGCAATGGATGGTCTCGCTCGGACAGCCCAGGGTGCGAGCACCCTGCGgccggcgggggggcgggggggggggggggcgctcggTGCCGCCCCCAGCCCACCTCTCAAAGGCGATGTTCTTGGTGTCGAGCTGGGTGGTGACGACGGGGGCCGTCAGCCGCCCCATCACCTGCTCCTCGGTGGGCtgcacagcagccagcagcacctcCTGGTCGTGGCCGGCCAGGGCCAACGTCTCCGAGTAGACCACCCGCCGGTCGTGGTCAATCTCCATAACCACCGCGCTGGTGTCTGCAGGGAGGAGGGTCAGGGTACGCGGGGGTGACCACGGTCCCCTACCACGTCACGGTGCCAAGGGGCTCTGCCAGCGCTCCCTGGCGAGGGCGGCATGGGGGACCCCCGTGCCGGCTCACCTTGTCCCCGAAAGACGAAGCTGCGGTTGCCCCGCTGCCAGGTCATATGGTCGAAGCCCAGCAGCGTGGTGTCCACCCGCAGATTCTGGCCGCTCTTCCACACCTTGTAGGTGTCACTGGGGCAAATCTTGGACACCAACGGCACTGGGGAGAGACGGCGATAGCCCAGCCGGGGATGGGGCCACCCTGCACCCCCGAGTGGGCTGCCAGCGCTGAGCTGGGTGGGGAACACATCTGGGGAACCCCACGCCTTGGTGGGACGGGTGTCTGCAAgcttggggtggtggtggggggcaaAGGGCCAGGTGTCCCCCATGttggggatgggtgctggggctgggggattCTGCTGGGAAActcccgctcccctcccagcCACGCTCTGCCCCGAGCTTACCCCAACTGGTGAACTCCCACTTCATCTCCACGTAGAAGTCCTGGGCCTGCAGAGAGCACAGCGGGGTCAGGAGGAACCCATGGCCGGCGTCCCCCGCCCCGTcatccccaccccagcagccccctccGGCAGGAGGTACCTTGCGCAGCTTCTCCAGCAGGATGGGGATCCCGGCCAGGCGTTTGATGGCTCTCTGGTAGTCGCGGTAGCGCAGGACCAGCTGCACCAGCTCCAGGTCGCGGGTGCTCACGGCCTCCTGCAGAACTGCAGGGCAGAGAGGGGCAGTGCCCAGGGGCATcacacggcacggcacggcacggcacggcacggcacggcacgccGGAGCTGGCCGCTGCACAGGAGCCACGTGTATGTCCTACTGTGTGAGCTGTCCCTTGGGGAGCTGCAGCATCAAGTTGACCGTGCCCATGCCCGTACCCGTGCCTGTGCCCGTGCCAGGACAGCTTGATGGAAGACCGAGGCAGCAGCGAGCCCCCCCTCCGGCTCACCCGTCCAGCCGCTGCGGTTCTCCTTGCCCACGTCGGCGCCATgcttcagcagcaccctggcgCACTCGAGGTGGCCCAGCGTGGTGGCCAGGTGCAGCGGGGTGCGTCCTCGGGGGTCCAACTGCTCGATGTCGGCCTGCCGGGAGGTTGCGGGGCTCAGGGGGCACCGGGGCGGCCGGACCTCGCCCCCCAATGCCCTCCTGCAGATGCGAGGCTCCCGGTCGGAGCAGTCAGGGAAAGCAGACATTTGCTGGTATCTCAGAGAGCATCCCCGTTCCTGAGCTCCCTCAAGAGACGCACATGTGCTGCACCCCAAAaggctctccctgctccccacagccgCTGCTAAACCCATGGGAAGGGTGGGGAGAGCATGGCAGcggctgccagcacccagcacgGCTCGGCACGGTCGGGCTGGGCTGCGCCCACCATGCTGGCACGGAGCAGGGGGTACGGCGTGGCAGCGGGGGGAGGCACAGATGTCCCCGGCACGGTGCAGGGATCGATGCAGCTGCAAGCTCGGGAAAAGCCCCCCACCTCTGGGAtttggagggtttgggggggctgctgcccagTTGCCAAGCAGCAGCTGCCGGCAGCCCCCCCTCCGCCAGGGCCGGGAGCGCGGCGGGCGACGTGGGCTGCGGCGGGCGCACGTGTTCCCTTGCCTGAGCCGGGGGCGGACGGCTGCGTGAGCGGAGCGGCTGCTCGGAGGATCCCCGAGGCCCTGGGGAGCTGCGCGCTGGGGCTGCGATTTGTTTGTGCCAAGCCCGGAGCCTGGCGCCCAGCCAGCCCCGAGGAATCCCTCGCCCGCCGACAGCGGCGGTGGGCACCCCGAGCACCCACGGGCCCCGCTTCCCACGCGGGGTACGGCGTCGCACCCGTGACCGGGGCTGGGGACACGGCTCGGGGCCTGATGGAGTGGCAGGTGGGGGTCCAGCCTCTggccccccacccagcacccagccggGACAGAAGCCTTGTGCCCGGAGAGGGGTGGTCGgatgctgccagggcagggggcaGTGGGGACGAACCCCGAATCAAGGCGTGGGTTTTGGGGATGCCACCCCTGGGATGTCAAACCTGGGGTGCAGGACTCAAAGGTGCCAGCTGGGACCAGGCACCCTGGAGCTGTTTGGAGTGGGGTGTGGGCTCTCCGGCGCCCAGGCTCTCGCCCGCAGCGAGTCCCTGCCTCGCTCTTGGGCATGTCCCGCAgtccctctgccccagggatgtcGCCATCCCTGCCCGGGCTGTGGGCATCCCCATGCCCTTCATCCCCAGGGGCTCAGCAGGCAGGGGGACCCCCCAGGCTGCCCACACTGTCAGAGCAAAACAGCCCCCCCCCTGGTTCCCCGGGAGCCAACGTGCTGCTCCAACGCTCTCCAGGcgactgctgcttcttaattGCGCTAATGAAATGACTCTAATTAAAGCAATCGCCCCCCAGCCGGGGGACGGGTGCTGCAGGCTCAGTGGGGGTCCCCAGCCGCAGCCCTGCATCAGCACCGGGCGGGACGAGGGTCCCCACTGTGGGGACACGGTGCCGGAGCCAAGCCCGGGGGACATGGCATGACCCAGTTTTTGCCAGCAAGAGCTCAGTCCTGGGCCCTGGCACTGGGATGGCTCCGGCTCGGGGGCTGCGGCACAGACCTCGGACCACTGCCCGTCCTGCGACCGTGACACTCaccggggctggggacagggacagggatggctTCGGGGTGGCAGCGGTGCAGCGCAGGACCAGAGCTCGGCCGCTCCTCCTGTGCCAGCGGGGCACGTGGCACAGCGCATCCCCTCTGCCGGGGTTGTCCTCGGGGTGGGGGACCCCAACGCCTGCTCCCGAGGGGCGGCGGGGGACACGGACCAGCGTGGGGAGGCGGTGCCGGGCGCTGCTGTCCCTGCGCACTCCCAGGTCCCTGCCACGTGTGATGGGGCAGGTTGCGGTGCGGGGTGTCCCCGGCACGAGGGGCTCCGTGTCACTGCCTGCCACGTCCTCGCGCTGTCCCCACCACGGGGACCCGCTGGCCCTCGCTCCCCAGCTGGAGGCAAGCGTGGATAGGAGGTCGTGGTGACAATTCAGGAGTCACCCACGCAGGGCCCTTATGGGGACACAGAGAGGAGCAATGGTGCCAGCTGCCCCGGCGCTTCCTAACCCAAAACGCTTGCATGGGGGGGGACACCAATGCGGTGCCACTGCCCCCCACGTGGGTTCCCGGGGTGGCGGGAGGACAGAGCCCCCGGGCAGGGGGACACCCAGCCCCCCGCATCACACACAGCGCGAGCCCTGACCTGCTTACCCAGGGGATGCTCTGGCAGGGAGAAGGGCTGAGCCGTGTCCCTAGATGCCCTGGAGAGAtggcagggggggggggtgggagctCAGCTTAGCCTGGCCCCCACCCCTTTCCCTCAAACCCCCACCTGCCCTGGGGTCTGGCCTGCAGCACCCATGGGCCCCCCCTGTGCACCCCTGGGGTGCTCTCGCCCTGCAAACGGCAGCAGGGGCCACGGCAAAGCCCCTCCACTGGCCACGCTtgggggggcggcggaggggggggggggggttagaaagCCTCTCTGCAGGCGAGCGGGGCCGGAGCCACCCTCGCAGCCCCTGCATCTCCCTGCGCCCGCCGAACCGCTGCCGCCTGCACCCAGCTTTCATCTCCACCGTGCTGGGCTCCTGGGAAAAATGACCCCAAATTACCACGGAAATAAAACAGCCAGTgatggtgttgggggggggggggccggggtgaTGCTgccatagcccccccccccccccccacctcagctggccCCCACAATGGAAGCGGGTGTGGCAGGAGCCATCGCCTGCATCCCGGCAGGAGCATCCCGGCGCGACACGCAGGGCCCCCCCGCCTCGTTTCGTGCATCGGTGGGGTCCATCCGGCGTGGCCTTCAGCACCTTAGGGTGCCGGGAGCTGGGCCAAGGGAGCGGGGATGCTCGGCACAGCCTCGCTGCCGGCCTCCCTCCAGCGCCTGCGGTTTCCTGCATCTTCGGGGTTGGGTTTTAATTACCTGAATTGCAACGCCACGGGGGAGAAAGAGGCTGGGAACCCATCTGGGGATGCACCCGTGGCCTCGCTCCATCACCGGCCggctggagggaggggggggggggggttcccggCTTGGGGGGACACAGTGGGTCCCCCCACCCTGAGAAGAACCCTCCTGGCCTCTTGGGGCTGGGAAGCTGCACCCTGGAAGCGTCAAGGGCCCTGTGTCCCCCCTGGAGAGGGGCTCAGCCTGAAggtggggagctgggggctgTACCCCcagtggggctggcagcaccccgaGATGCAGGGGCGTGGGTCGGGGTGCCGGGGACCCGCAGCGGCCTAGCGGGGAGCGGAGGACACGTGGGGAGGGATGCTCGGGGCTGCGCGCACCAGGGGATGCAGGAGACCCCACGGGTGGTACCCACCGCTCCGTGCCAACCCCGGAGGCGGCTGACACAGTTCCGGGGTGCAAGGGGGGACAcgaacaacccccccccccccccccaaacacccacaCGACCCTGCCAACCCCAGAaagcaccctcctcctcctctccatcctcatCCCAGCCCCAAACCAGGAGCTCAGCTGCATCCCAACAGCATTGCATCAGCCCCAGCCGAACAGGTCCGCGTCGGGTCGTTGTGCGGGTgtgtgtgtcgtcgtccccccccccacccacccacccaccccgggGCCATCCCCACCTGCTTGGCGCTGAGTTCCCTCTCCAGATCCCGGGCTCGGTTGTGCCAGACGAGGTAATGCAGCGGGTACCTGCCCTCCGGCCCCTTCCTGCCTGAGCAAGACGCGAGCATCCTCCGTGCATGCtggagcggcgcggcgggcgcggcgtggggcggagcggggcgggctgggggggggggggggacgggacggacgcGGGGCtcgggaagggaaagggaagggtggggggggggggggtgggggtggggggacgacgcggggcggggcgggcacgGCACCTCCCGCCCGGTGCTTTAACCCCCCCCCGTGGGCCTCCCACCCCGCTAACCGCACCGCCCGGCCTCATGGGATTTGTAGTCGATCTGTtctgcattccccccccccccatcccctcctctttcttttggcttttcgCTCCCCCCACCCGCGTTGCTCAGCCCATCACCGTGGCCTCCGACCCAGCGGGGATGGTTGCAAATGGGTCACCTCGCTGGCACTCagcccacacccccccaccccccctcccctcaaatCCTCGAATCCCACCCTTCCTCAAGCTGATTTCCcagctgacaccccccccccccccctccatgggcCAGCAGGCCCCGGGCACATGGCATGGAAGGGGCGAAGGCGATGGGTGGGAACCGGGTTGGAGGGGTGGGGGACACCCCAAatctccccccacacaccccccgaGCAGCGTCAGGCGCAGGCCCCCGGCCCCGTTTCCTTTTCCGCCTGCGTTTCTCCGGGGCGGGCGTCGTGTTTTCCGGCTGCCGCCCGAGAACAATGCGAGGTTGGGCCTCCGCCGCCCGCCTCGGCCTCCCGCCGGCGCCACGTTCccggctccccccaccccgccgtaCCCCCCGACACCCTGCCACGGGGTCACCGCCGAGGGGTGAACCCCCTCGTTATTATTCAGCCGTGATGAAGGCGGCGGTGGTCGCAtcccccgccccggtccccgtACAGCATCCCCCATCTCCCCGCCAGCCCCGTTGCCCCATGACGTCACGAGGCATCTCCTCGGCAACCAGCGCTGAGGTCACTTGCGGCGCCTGGCCCATGGTGGTGGGGGACAGGATCGGGCCCCATTTCGGTGGCTCCCGCCTGGGGCGGCAGTGCCGCAGAGGTCTGACCCCCACAGCTGCCTGCGGGATCCCCATGGTGACACCAGGGTGTCCCCCCTTGCTCCAAGTGCTTATAGGATCCCAGAGCAAGCAACAGACCCCAAATGATCCCCAGTCCCCCCGAAATCTCCTGCTGAACACCCAGGGAATGCTGTGGCCCATCCCGCACATCCCCAGCGTTGtgtcctgcctgcactgctgggggcagggagggaaccCCAGTGTCCCGGGACCCCCAGTTTGACCCTGGCTGCCCACGCTGCACCCTGGGGGGCACCTGGGATGGGGCCAGGGTGGGGACAGCGGGGGTGCACAGGAGTGGGGTGCCCAGTGCCGGAGCTGGCACCGGGAACAGGactcggggggaggggggggggggggcggctgctcAGGGCTGGAGCTGGATCCAGGATGAGTGCCCGGAGCTGGTGTCTGGAGCAGGACTGGGACAAGTGGGAGCTGCCCAGGGCTGGGACTGGGGTGTATGGGACctggaccaggaccaggaccggGACCACAGGGGTGCCCAGGACCCGAAGGGCGGGTGATGAAAAGAACCAGGACAAGTGGGAGATGCCCAGGGCTGGGACTGGAGTGTGtgggaccaggaccgggaccgggaccgggaccacAGGGGTGCCCAGCACCCGAAGCGGGGATGACGAACAGGACCAGGACCGGGACATTGCCCTGGACTGAGAATGGGACCAGGAGGGCACCGAGGACTGGGACGGGGATCAGGGCCAGGGGGATGTCCAGGAgcaggcggggggggtgggggggtgggggtgctgaGGGCTGGAACCAGAACCGGGGCTGACGCCCAGGACCTGGGTCAGGATAACCGGGACCGAaaccgggaccgggaccaggCTGTGCCGGGCGGCGGGTGCCGGTGTGGATGCGGATTCAGGCAGTCGgtgcgggagcggggccggggtggtggtggtggtggggtgggggttgggggtgtTGCgggtgcggggcggtgccggtgccggtgcgggGCGATCGCGGCGGCGCTGCcggtggcggggcgggggcggtgcggccCCTcctccgccggggccgggcctgcGCCGCTTCCTGCGGAGCCGCCGGGCGCTGGGAGCAGCCGGCAGCCCCCGGCGCTCCGCGGCCCCGGGCCCCCGccgtccccgccccgccccgccgcccggcgctccccccccccacccccaccccccaccccggttccccccctcccctcccccggcgggc comes from the Accipiter gentilis chromosome 6, bAccGen1.1, whole genome shotgun sequence genome and includes:
- the ANKRD13B gene encoding ankyrin repeat domain-containing protein 13B isoform X1, with translation MLASCSGRKGPEGRYPLHYLVWHNRARDLERELSAKQADIEQLDPRGRTPLHLATTLGHLECARVLLKHGADVGKENRSGWTVLQEAVSTRDLELVQLVLRYRDYQRAIKRLAGIPILLEKLRKAQDFYVEMKWEFTSWVPLVSKICPSDTYKVWKSGQNLRVDTTLLGFDHMTWQRGNRSFVFRGQDTSAVVMEIDHDRRVVYSETLALAGHDQEVLLAAVQPTEEQVMGRLTAPVVTTQLDTKNIAFERNKSGILGWRSEKTEMVNGYEAKVYGASNVELITRTRTEHLSDQHKGKSKGSKTPLQSFLGIAEQHVGPNNGTLITQTLSHANPTAITPEEYFNPNFELGNRDMGRPMELTTKTQKFKAKLWLCEDHPLSLCEQVAPIIDLMAISNALFAKLRDFITLRLPPGFPVKIEIPIFHILNARITFGNLNGCDEPVSSLRHSPSSEAPSPSSDSSSVSSSSSLTSCRACEMDPALFEVPRGYSVVGTHQDALREDEDDLLQFAIQQSLLEAGSEYDQVTIWEALTNSKPGTHPMSHESRRGDRLDSPAHGDPPSPSHPSPGGGGRRGAQRPVPQLRGAAAVGHGAVGAGAGGSRAPDTPGGRGAAADPAALVDGEVTPCPR
- the ANKRD13B gene encoding ankyrin repeat domain-containing protein 13B isoform X2, translating into MLASCSGRKGPEGRYPLHYLVWHNRARDLERELSAKQADIEQLDPRGRTPLHLATTLGHLECARVLLKHGADVGKENRSGWTVLQEAVSTRDLELVQLVLRYRDYQRAIKRLAGIPILLEKLRKAQDFYVEMKWEFTSWVPLVSKICPSDTYKVWKSGQNLRVDTTLLGFDHMTWQRGNRSFVFRGQDTSAVVMEIDHDRRVVYSETLALAGHDQEVLLAAVQPTEEQVMGRLTAPVVTTQLDTKNIAFERNKSGILGWRSEKTEMVNGYEAKVYGASNVELITRTRTEHLSDQHKGKSKGSKTPLQSFLGIAEQHVGPNNGTLITQTLSHANPTAITPEEYFNPNFELGNRDMGRPMELTTKTQKFKAKLWLCEDHPLSLCEQVAPIIDLMAISNALFAKLRDFITLRLPPGFPVKIEIPIFHILNARITFGNLNGCDEPVSSLRHSPSSEAPSPSSDSSSVSSSSSLTSCRACEMDPALFEVPRGYSVVGTHQDALREDEDDLLQFAIQQSLLEAGSEYDQVTIWEALTNSKPGTHPMSHESRRGDRTPQHTATPRPPVTPAPGGGGGGGPSALFPSYAEQLRLAMALSAREQEEAERRTRQEEEELQRILQLSLTEK